In Verrucomicrobia bacterium CG1_02_43_26, a single genomic region encodes these proteins:
- a CDS encoding 4-hydroxythreonine-4-phosphate dehydrogenase PdxA, translated as MSSLPIAITCGDPSGVGPEVISAWLSSCRESLNNYCFIGPAQWLDALSAVNKMVVGNGSYVLTPGKPSLEGAKIAFDALRIAAEGCVNKQFSGVVTGPVNKHEMQQVGFHYPGQTEFFADVWGGEPVMAFAGGKLRVVLATWHIPLMQVGRYLTKEALTASIVAAHDLCLSLGILEPRIAVCGLNPHAGEGGLLGSEELSWINPLLQALQIQFTGLLPKTLPADTLFWRHSQGEFDIVVALYHDQGLAPLKLIDFDTSVNITLGLPFIRTSPDHGTAYNIAGKGIASHKSFKNAISLAKKLIN; from the coding sequence ATGAGCAGCTTGCCTATTGCTATTACCTGTGGAGATCCCTCAGGTGTCGGTCCTGAAGTGATTTCAGCTTGGCTATCAAGTTGCCGCGAGTCGTTAAATAATTATTGCTTTATCGGGCCTGCTCAATGGCTAGACGCTCTGTCTGCGGTAAATAAAATGGTAGTTGGCAATGGCTCTTATGTACTTACTCCGGGCAAGCCTTCTCTTGAAGGGGCTAAAATTGCTTTTGATGCCCTGAGAATTGCCGCAGAGGGCTGTGTGAATAAACAATTTTCCGGGGTCGTTACTGGCCCTGTAAATAAGCACGAAATGCAACAGGTTGGCTTCCATTACCCAGGCCAAACGGAATTCTTTGCGGATGTTTGGGGGGGAGAGCCTGTCATGGCATTTGCAGGGGGCAAGCTTCGAGTGGTTCTTGCCACCTGGCACATTCCGCTTATGCAAGTTGGCCGGTATTTAACTAAAGAAGCCCTTACAGCATCCATAGTCGCGGCTCATGACCTCTGCTTATCTTTGGGAATACTCGAGCCTAGAATAGCCGTCTGTGGCCTAAATCCGCACGCAGGGGAGGGCGGTTTGCTTGGAAGTGAAGAGCTTTCATGGATCAATCCTCTGCTTCAAGCCCTCCAAATCCAATTTACTGGGCTTTTGCCTAAAACGCTTCCCGCAGACACCCTTTTTTGGCGGCATTCTCAAGGCGAATTTGATATCGTTGTCGCTCTCTACCACGATCAGGGACTAGCCCCGCTCAAATTAATCGATTTTGATACCTCAGTAAACATCACTCTCGGGCTTCCATTCATCAGAACGAGCCCAGATCATGGCACTGCCTATAATATCGCCGGCAAGGGCATCGCTAGCCACAAAAGCTTCAAAAATGCCATCAGTTTAGCAAAAAAACTAATTAATTAA
- a CDS encoding NDP-hexose 4-ketoreductase, whose amino-acid sequence MEPMNNFTPRAQQVLALARKEADRFYHNYVGTEHLLLGLINLGQGVAVNVLQKMGLDLETVRAAVEKQVGMGAESQPSPNVPFTPRVKKVLALAGKEAKALHHSYIGTEHILLGLLREGEGVAARVLKALDVNIERCRNEILAELDPNYSAEQESMLSSPPPQLQSEEKRDVKTPALKAFGRDLTEMARKGEMDPVIGRRDEIQRVIQILCRRTKNNPVLIGEAGVGKTAIVEGLAQEISSGLVPEILLDRKVVTLDLALMVAGTKYRGQFEERIKAVMDEIRRAKNIILFIDELHTIVGAGAAEGAMDASNIFKPALSRGELQCIGATTLAEYRKFIEKDSALDRRFQSVKVEAPSVEDTIRILKGIRSKYEEHHNVKFTDESLEAAAKLSDRYITGRFLPDKAIDILDEAGARARIEALNRPPEIEELTREIDQVCSLKEDSINAQDFEQAAKARDKEKQLREKKEVLLETWKSKRDEMKIVVDADAMHHVVSAWTGIPLKKMERAESQQLLEMEKELQKRIVGQDDATKVIARALRRSRADLKDPRRPIGSFMFLGPTGVGKTHLAKILAEQMFGNQDAIIQLDMSEYMEKFAVSRLIGSPPGYVGHDEGGQLTETVRRKPYSVILFDEIEKAHPDVVQILLQVLEDGRLTDSLGRTVDFRNTILIMTSNVGADALQKDATLGFGHGINASQDFDKIKERVLDETKRIFKPEFINRISEIVIFHPLSRENVKAIVDLELNKVSKRLANQDIKLEVASDAKEFLAEKGYDKKFGARPLRRAIERYIEDPLAEEILSGNIKAGEPIQVKANTDKLSFKQKKKRAEKVK is encoded by the coding sequence ATGGAGCCAATGAATAACTTTACACCCCGAGCTCAACAGGTCCTTGCCTTAGCTCGAAAAGAGGCAGATCGTTTTTATCACAACTATGTTGGGACGGAACACTTGCTCTTGGGGCTCATTAATCTCGGCCAAGGAGTCGCTGTCAACGTCCTTCAGAAAATGGGGCTCGATCTCGAGACCGTTCGCGCTGCCGTTGAAAAACAGGTTGGCATGGGTGCCGAATCTCAGCCTTCGCCTAACGTTCCTTTTACGCCACGGGTGAAAAAGGTGCTCGCCCTCGCAGGTAAAGAGGCTAAAGCGCTTCACCATTCTTATATTGGCACAGAACACATTCTTCTCGGTCTCTTAAGAGAGGGGGAGGGTGTAGCCGCACGTGTGCTCAAAGCTTTAGATGTTAATATCGAGCGTTGCAGAAACGAAATTCTTGCCGAGCTCGATCCCAACTATTCAGCCGAGCAAGAGTCCATGCTGTCGTCTCCTCCGCCTCAACTTCAATCTGAAGAAAAGCGTGATGTGAAAACACCCGCGCTCAAGGCGTTTGGTCGCGACCTCACCGAAATGGCTCGCAAGGGCGAAATGGATCCTGTCATCGGGCGTCGTGATGAAATTCAACGCGTCATTCAAATTTTATGTCGTAGGACAAAAAATAATCCGGTTCTTATCGGAGAGGCCGGTGTCGGTAAAACCGCCATCGTAGAGGGGCTCGCTCAGGAAATTTCTTCTGGCTTGGTTCCTGAAATTTTGCTCGATCGTAAGGTCGTTACGCTTGACCTCGCTCTCATGGTCGCGGGCACAAAATATCGTGGCCAGTTTGAAGAACGTATCAAGGCTGTTATGGATGAAATCCGTAGGGCTAAGAATATCATTCTTTTTATTGATGAGCTTCATACGATCGTTGGCGCAGGTGCTGCCGAGGGCGCTATGGATGCTTCTAATATTTTTAAACCTGCCTTGTCCCGAGGCGAGCTCCAGTGTATTGGCGCTACCACGCTTGCCGAATATCGCAAATTTATCGAAAAGGATAGCGCGCTCGATCGTCGTTTCCAATCCGTAAAGGTAGAGGCTCCTTCCGTAGAGGATACCATCAGAATTCTCAAAGGGATTCGTAGTAAATACGAGGAGCACCACAATGTTAAATTTACGGATGAGTCTCTTGAGGCCGCTGCAAAGCTTTCAGATCGTTACATCACGGGCAGGTTCCTGCCGGATAAGGCAATCGATATTCTCGATGAAGCTGGTGCGCGTGCTCGTATCGAGGCGCTAAACCGTCCTCCGGAAATCGAGGAATTGACGCGTGAGATCGATCAGGTCTGCTCCCTAAAGGAGGATTCCATTAATGCTCAGGATTTCGAGCAAGCCGCTAAAGCCCGCGATAAGGAAAAACAACTTCGTGAAAAGAAGGAAGTTCTTTTGGAAACGTGGAAAAGTAAGCGCGATGAAATGAAAATTGTCGTGGACGCGGATGCCATGCATCATGTCGTTTCCGCTTGGACGGGTATTCCGCTCAAGAAAATGGAGCGTGCCGAATCCCAGCAACTTCTCGAAATGGAAAAGGAATTGCAGAAACGGATTGTCGGTCAGGACGATGCTACCAAGGTGATCGCTCGTGCCCTTCGTCGTTCTCGCGCGGATTTAAAGGATCCTCGTCGTCCTATTGGTTCTTTCATGTTCCTCGGGCCAACAGGGGTTGGCAAAACCCACTTGGCTAAAATTCTTGCCGAACAAATGTTTGGTAACCAGGATGCCATTATCCAGCTCGATATGTCCGAGTATATGGAGAAATTCGCAGTCTCTCGTCTCATCGGTTCGCCTCCGGGCTATGTCGGTCATGATGAGGGTGGCCAGCTCACCGAAACAGTTCGCAGAAAGCCTTATTCCGTTATCTTGTTTGACGAAATCGAAAAGGCGCACCCCGATGTCGTCCAAATTTTACTGCAAGTGCTTGAAGATGGGCGTCTCACGGATAGCCTCGGTCGTACCGTTGATTTTCGTAATACCATCTTGATCATGACATCTAATGTCGGTGCGGATGCCTTGCAAAAGGATGCCACACTCGGCTTTGGCCATGGTATCAATGCCAGCCAGGACTTCGATAAAATCAAGGAGCGCGTTCTCGATGAAACCAAGCGCATCTTTAAGCCGGAGTTTATTAATCGTATCAGCGAAATTGTTATCTTCCATCCGCTCAGTCGCGAAAATGTTAAAGCAATTGTTGACCTCGAGCTCAACAAGGTTTCAAAACGTTTGGCTAACCAGGATATTAAGTTGGAAGTAGCAAGCGATGCTAAAGAGTTTCTGGCTGAAAAGGGTTATGATAAAAAGTTTGGCGCTCGTCCTCTACGTCGCGCAATCGAACGTTACATAGAAGATCCGCTAGCGGAAGAAATCCTATCCGGAAATATCAAAGCCGGTGAGCCTATCCAGGTAAAGGCTAACACAGACAAATTGTCCTTTAAGCAAAAAAAAAAGAGGGCTGAAAAAGTAAAGTAA
- a CDS encoding ATP-dependent Clp protease proteolytic subunit, which yields MSKEKKDKQDSVSHVIQNRFLEERKIFLWGGVDDDSAKAVTEQLLYMEAVNPGKDINFYINTPGGSITAGMAVYDTIKMIESPVNVIVTGMAASMGSILLSAPEKGRRFLYPHSRVLIHQPLIMGRIIAPAVDINIQAQEMERLRSELNEILSKASGQPLEKIQKDTDRDFYMTAKEAIAYGLADKIVDKFI from the coding sequence ATGTCTAAAGAAAAGAAAGACAAACAAGATAGTGTAAGCCACGTTATTCAGAACCGTTTTTTAGAGGAAAGAAAGATATTCCTATGGGGCGGTGTGGATGATGATTCCGCGAAAGCGGTGACGGAGCAACTGCTTTATATGGAAGCCGTTAACCCGGGCAAGGATATCAATTTTTATATCAACACCCCCGGTGGTTCTATTACTGCGGGAATGGCTGTTTATGATACGATCAAGATGATCGAATCTCCTGTAAATGTGATCGTGACGGGGATGGCTGCTAGCATGGGCTCAATCCTATTAAGCGCGCCGGAAAAAGGTAGGCGCTTTTTGTACCCGCATTCACGTGTGTTAATCCACCAGCCATTAATTATGGGCCGTATTATCGCGCCCGCGGTGGACATTAACATACAGGCTCAGGAAATGGAGCGTTTGCGCAGCGAGTTGAATGAAATTTTATCCAAAGCATCCGGCCAGCCTCTAGAGAAGATTCAAAAGGACACGGATCGCGATTTCTACATGACCGCTAAGGAAGCGATTGCGTACGGGCTTGCAGACAAAATCGTAGACAAGTTTATCTAA
- a CDS encoding branched-chain-amino-acid transaminase, whose protein sequence is MKIYINGKLFDKEDAKISVFDHGLLYGDGVFEGIRLYENCVFKLDEHLERLEYSAKAIMLHLPWSRQEISDAVCELCRTNGLVDGYIRLVVTRGPGDLGIDPSSCKDPQLIIIADKIKLYPEEFYKNGLKIITVPTRRNDPDALPPMIKSLNYLNNVLAKMEAKQHGYMEAIMLNANGLVSECTGDNLFIVHKGKLFTPESSQGALKGITRQCIIEIAESLNVPVKESPLTRYDVWNADECFLTGTAAEIIPVINIDGRVIGTGTPGEYTLRFLDVFRKKVTEEGTLL, encoded by the coding sequence ATGAAGATATACATTAACGGAAAACTTTTCGATAAAGAAGATGCTAAAATCTCTGTGTTTGACCACGGTCTTCTCTACGGCGATGGGGTCTTCGAGGGCATTCGCCTCTACGAAAATTGTGTCTTTAAACTCGATGAACACTTGGAGCGGCTCGAATACTCCGCAAAGGCCATTATGCTCCACTTGCCATGGTCGCGTCAGGAAATTTCTGATGCCGTATGCGAACTGTGCCGTACCAATGGCCTTGTAGATGGTTATATTCGTCTGGTCGTCACTCGTGGCCCGGGAGATCTAGGCATAGACCCTTCTAGCTGCAAGGATCCTCAATTAATCATCATTGCAGACAAAATTAAGCTCTATCCGGAAGAGTTTTACAAAAACGGCTTAAAGATCATCACCGTTCCCACAAGGCGCAACGATCCGGATGCATTGCCGCCAATGATCAAGTCCCTAAACTACCTGAATAACGTCCTCGCCAAAATGGAGGCCAAGCAACATGGTTACATGGAAGCCATCATGCTCAACGCCAATGGCTTAGTGTCCGAGTGTACGGGTGACAACCTTTTTATCGTCCATAAGGGCAAACTGTTCACTCCGGAGTCCTCCCAGGGAGCGCTCAAGGGAATTACCCGCCAATGTATTATCGAGATTGCCGAGTCCCTTAACGTACCGGTTAAAGAATCTCCTCTCACGCGCTACGACGTTTGGAATGCCGATGAATGCTTCCTCACGGGTACCGCTGCCGAGATTATTCCCGTCATCAATATCGATGGTCGCGTTATTGGCACAGGCACGCCTGGGGAATACACTCTTCGTTTCCTAGATGTTTTCCGCAAAAAGGTGACAGAAGAGGGCACCTTGCTCTAA
- a CDS encoding phosphocarrier protein HPr has translation MESSDVTAAKGAKERTLIVKNKMGIHARPAAMIVRVSNRYNDTEVWIRKNSEEINAKSIMGLMMLAAAKGSELLFIADGPGADALLDEMEDLFDRQFEEM, from the coding sequence GTGGAATCTAGTGATGTGACAGCAGCTAAAGGAGCTAAAGAACGTACTTTGATCGTGAAGAACAAAATGGGTATTCACGCGCGTCCTGCTGCCATGATTGTTCGCGTTTCCAATCGCTACAATGATACCGAGGTGTGGATTCGCAAAAACTCCGAAGAAATAAACGCAAAAAGTATCATGGGGCTAATGATGCTTGCTGCCGCGAAGGGTTCTGAACTTCTATTCATCGCCGATGGCCCAGGGGCAGATGCCTTGCTGGACGAAATGGAAGATCTTTTCGATCGTCAGTTCGAAGAAATGTAA
- a CDS encoding signal recognition particle-docking protein FtsY, producing the protein MQSLFSKFKSGLQKTTQKIFGSLSNLFGGKKLDTASIEALEEALYQADFGVETATEIIDEVKEAYKREKNLRGQQIADIAATVLKRVLKGAEPAKPIGESEGLEVLCLLGVNGVGKTTTAGKLGCLFKNKGYGVLLGACDTFRAAANEQIKTWSENLGIEIVASHHGADSAAVAYDAYSAAKTRGHKVLILDTAGRLHTKLNLMQELSKLKRVLQKQDPSAPHHSLLVVDGSLGSNSIDQARIFHEHFGLTGLIVTKLDGTSRGGALVGIYRELGIPIYYVGLGERAEDLQPFSVEDYVNALFDFNENA; encoded by the coding sequence ATGCAAAGTTTGTTTAGTAAGTTTAAAAGTGGGTTGCAAAAGACAACTCAAAAGATCTTCGGCTCCTTGAGCAATTTGTTTGGGGGTAAAAAGCTGGATACCGCATCTATCGAAGCGCTGGAAGAGGCCCTTTATCAAGCTGATTTCGGGGTGGAAACAGCTACCGAGATTATTGATGAGGTTAAGGAGGCTTATAAAAGGGAAAAGAACCTTCGTGGGCAACAAATTGCCGATATTGCAGCAACTGTCCTTAAGCGTGTGTTAAAGGGTGCTGAACCGGCAAAGCCCATTGGCGAATCCGAGGGGCTTGAGGTGCTTTGTTTACTAGGGGTAAATGGTGTCGGCAAAACCACAACTGCGGGAAAACTGGGTTGTCTCTTTAAAAACAAGGGCTACGGCGTCCTGCTGGGAGCGTGTGATACGTTTCGCGCCGCCGCCAATGAACAGATCAAAACGTGGTCAGAAAACCTGGGCATCGAGATCGTTGCCAGTCACCATGGCGCGGATTCAGCCGCCGTGGCGTATGATGCCTACAGCGCCGCCAAAACGCGTGGCCACAAGGTGCTTATTTTAGATACCGCGGGTCGTTTGCATACCAAGCTGAATCTTATGCAGGAGCTTTCTAAATTAAAGCGCGTATTGCAAAAGCAGGATCCTTCCGCTCCTCATCACTCTCTCCTTGTTGTTGATGGTAGTCTTGGCTCGAATTCCATAGACCAAGCGCGTATTTTTCATGAGCACTTTGGTCTTACGGGATTAATTGTTACTAAGCTTGATGGTACTAGCCGCGGGGGCGCTTTGGTCGGCATTTACAGAGAGCTGGGTATCCCTATTTATTATGTGGGTTTGGGTGAAAGGGCGGAGGACTTGCAGCCTTTCTCCGTAGAGGATTACGTAAACGCTTTGTTTGATTTTAATGAAAACGCCTGA
- a CDS encoding translation initiation factor IF-3, which yields MTGKSFSGNKPPYFKRRDNQRTSKHRRNERIRVPQVRLIASDGRQIGVVPTEDALALAKKEQLDLVEISPDARPPVCKILDYGKFLYDEGKKTKGTKTNVTKLKEVKLRLNIDTHDYETKMRHAERFLHDGNKVKVTLAFRGREMDNRQMGFEILNRTVSDLEQIGTPDAPPRFAGRNLSVTLSPLPEKKRKLKFNVQDETEEA from the coding sequence ATGACCGGAAAATCCTTTTCAGGGAATAAACCACCCTATTTTAAACGACGCGACAACCAACGTACCTCAAAGCATAGAAGAAACGAACGTATCCGAGTCCCTCAAGTCCGTCTTATCGCCTCTGATGGCAGGCAAATTGGAGTTGTTCCTACAGAGGATGCTCTAGCTCTCGCAAAAAAAGAGCAATTAGATTTAGTCGAAATTTCTCCCGATGCACGTCCTCCGGTTTGCAAAATTCTTGATTATGGCAAATTCCTGTATGACGAGGGTAAAAAAACAAAGGGTACTAAAACCAATGTTACCAAGTTAAAGGAAGTCAAGCTACGGCTCAATATCGATACCCATGACTACGAAACAAAAATGCGTCACGCAGAACGCTTTCTTCATGATGGTAATAAGGTAAAAGTAACCCTCGCTTTTCGTGGTCGTGAAATGGATAACCGGCAAATGGGTTTCGAAATCCTCAATCGCACGGTCAGTGACTTGGAGCAAATAGGCACCCCTGATGCGCCGCCTCGTTTTGCGGGCAGGAATTTATCCGTTACGCTGTCTCCTTTACCGGAAAAAAAGCGTAAGCTGAAATTTAACGTCCAAGACGAAACAGAAGAGGCATAA
- a CDS encoding protein arginine kinase, translating to MPAEKSPIEKLLKAKTEIISGTDIGPVVLSTRIRLARNLDRIFPGQADEKLRVEIFKKCKEAATDITPMKQSSCLEIHKLNELERQILVERHLISPEFTKSRKGSGVIVNKDQSCAIMVNEEDHLRIQVLKSGFNFEKAWRAIDSLDSNLEGKLDYAFSPEFGYLTACPTNLGTGMRASVMMHLPGLVISDQMEKVIRAVNQLGIAVRGLFGEGSDASGSLFQISNQQTLGESEQQIIKRLTGVFNTIIEQELNARNRLLEGERTKLHDKIGRAFGILIHGHCVTSGESMNLLSLMRLAVDLGVFPESHRAAIDCQFINSQPGHIQMISDHLVSPEERDGVRSQNLRELFRSFPEPLFR from the coding sequence ATGCCTGCGGAAAAATCCCCCATAGAAAAACTGCTAAAAGCTAAGACGGAAATCATTTCTGGCACCGATATCGGCCCCGTTGTACTGAGTACTCGTATTCGTTTGGCTAGAAATTTAGATCGCATATTCCCTGGCCAGGCAGACGAAAAACTGCGCGTGGAGATTTTTAAAAAATGCAAAGAGGCGGCCACGGACATCACGCCCATGAAGCAATCCAGCTGTCTCGAAATTCATAAGCTCAACGAGCTCGAGCGTCAAATATTAGTCGAACGTCATCTCATTAGTCCCGAATTTACAAAATCTCGCAAAGGTTCCGGTGTCATTGTTAACAAGGACCAAAGCTGCGCGATCATGGTGAATGAGGAAGATCACTTACGCATCCAGGTTTTGAAAAGTGGTTTTAATTTTGAAAAAGCTTGGCGGGCCATAGATTCGTTAGATTCTAACCTCGAGGGTAAACTCGATTACGCTTTTTCGCCGGAGTTCGGTTACTTAACCGCTTGTCCCACAAACCTCGGTACCGGCATGCGCGCTTCCGTTATGATGCACCTTCCGGGGCTTGTTATTTCAGACCAAATGGAAAAGGTTATTCGCGCGGTTAATCAACTCGGCATCGCCGTCCGTGGCCTTTTTGGTGAAGGCTCAGATGCCAGTGGTAGTCTCTTTCAGATTTCTAATCAACAAACACTTGGAGAAAGCGAACAACAGATTATCAAACGGCTCACTGGTGTCTTTAATACAATCATTGAACAAGAGCTAAACGCGCGCAATCGCCTCTTGGAGGGGGAGCGCACAAAGCTTCATGATAAAATTGGTCGCGCTTTTGGTATTCTCATTCACGGGCACTGTGTCACTTCAGGCGAATCCATGAACTTGCTCTCTCTCATGCGTCTTGCGGTAGACTTAGGTGTCTTCCCTGAATCACATAGAGCTGCCATCGATTGCCAATTCATCAACTCACAGCCTGGCCATATCCAAATGATCTCAGATCACTTGGTATCTCCGGAAGAACGCGATGGTGTCCGCTCTCAAAATCTGCGTGAGCTCTTTAGATCTTTCCCCGAGCCGTTGTTTCGTTGA
- a CDS encoding proline--tRNA ligase: protein MSTKTKTAITPTRAEDYPEWYQQVIKGADLAENSPVRGCMVIKPWGYALWENIQRVLDKKFKDTGHKNAYFPLFIPKSYLEKEAKHVEGFAKECAVITHSRLEVGPDGELVPASPLEEPLVVRPTSETIIGEMFSKWVQSHRDLPLLINQWANVVRWEMRTRMFLRTMEFLWQEGHTAHATKEEALQETRQMLDVYVEFCEQYLAMPVIKGEKTESERFPGADITFCIEALMQDKKALQAGTSHFLGQNFSKSANIRFLDQDSKEQYAWTTSWGMSTRVIGGMIMTHGDDNGIIMPPRLAPTHIVILPVLHKEETKAMVLEYVQALKQSLESICYFGRILEVEVDQRDIRGGDKRWQWVKKGVPIILEIGPRDIENDAMFMGRRDNDPSDRKSINRKDLLANVADILDEIQNTLLQRARDFVAANTVKIDNKEDFYAFFTPKNENKPEIHGGFAYAHWNGSAEVEEQIKKDLKVTIRCIPIEEDKEPGKCVITGEPSKQRVYFAKSY from the coding sequence ATGAGCACGAAAACAAAAACAGCCATAACACCCACGAGAGCAGAAGATTACCCCGAGTGGTATCAACAAGTAATCAAAGGGGCGGATCTTGCAGAAAACTCTCCGGTGCGCGGGTGCATGGTGATCAAACCCTGGGGATATGCCTTATGGGAAAACATACAAAGAGTACTGGATAAAAAATTTAAAGACACGGGCCACAAGAACGCTTACTTCCCCCTCTTTATTCCGAAAAGCTATTTGGAAAAAGAAGCAAAACACGTAGAAGGATTTGCCAAAGAGTGCGCGGTAATCACGCATTCTCGATTGGAAGTAGGACCAGACGGCGAACTCGTACCCGCCTCCCCCTTAGAAGAGCCCTTGGTGGTGCGCCCCACTTCGGAAACCATAATTGGAGAGATGTTTTCAAAATGGGTACAATCGCACCGAGATTTACCCCTATTGATAAACCAGTGGGCCAATGTTGTCCGTTGGGAAATGCGTACCCGGATGTTTTTGCGAACCATGGAGTTTCTGTGGCAAGAAGGCCATACGGCGCACGCGACTAAAGAAGAAGCCCTACAGGAAACCCGCCAGATGCTGGATGTTTATGTAGAATTTTGCGAACAGTATTTGGCAATGCCCGTTATAAAAGGAGAAAAAACGGAAAGTGAACGCTTTCCCGGAGCCGATATTACTTTCTGCATAGAAGCGTTAATGCAAGACAAGAAAGCATTACAAGCAGGAACATCGCACTTTTTGGGGCAAAATTTCTCAAAATCCGCCAACATACGCTTTTTGGACCAAGACAGCAAAGAACAGTATGCCTGGACGACCTCTTGGGGAATGAGTACGCGCGTCATTGGCGGGATGATCATGACGCACGGGGATGACAATGGAATTATAATGCCACCCAGACTTGCGCCAACGCACATCGTTATCCTACCCGTTCTACACAAAGAAGAAACGAAAGCGATGGTACTTGAATATGTTCAAGCATTGAAGCAATCACTAGAAAGCATTTGTTATTTTGGCCGAATACTTGAAGTAGAAGTTGACCAACGGGATATACGAGGAGGAGACAAGCGCTGGCAGTGGGTAAAGAAAGGCGTACCGATTATTTTAGAAATTGGACCTCGGGATATTGAAAATGATGCTATGTTCATGGGCAGAAGAGATAACGACCCTAGCGATCGAAAATCCATCAACCGCAAAGACCTTTTGGCAAACGTTGCCGATATTCTTGACGAGATACAAAATACCTTATTACAACGAGCACGTGATTTTGTAGCCGCCAATACCGTCAAAATAGACAACAAAGAAGATTTTTATGCGTTCTTTACGCCGAAGAACGAGAATAAACCCGAGATACACGGTGGATTTGCCTACGCTCACTGGAACGGCAGCGCGGAAGTTGAAGAACAGATCAAGAAAGACCTGAAAGTGACGATACGCTGTATACCGATTGAAGAAGACAAGGAACCGGGCAAATGCGTTATTACAGGAGAACCCAGTAAACAGCGCGTTTACTTCGCAAAATCCTATTAA
- a CDS encoding 3-dehydroquinate synthase, protein MKTPDTQSLTVELGERSYPITIGKGIAGDIKSFIKWLTGSVALVTDIGVAQWQQAFIKQAFGQTPTIVLPSGEKTKSLASLADVYDFLVQSKLDRNSSLFVIGGGVMGDLAGMAAGTYLRGIDFYQVPTTLLAMVDSSVGGKTSVNIPAGKNLVGVFHQPKGVFIDVDFLKTLPEREFSAGMAEVVKCGLLADRAFFDDLRKHPVSPIDTNRLIAIIHRSCAIKASLVQEDEREDTSSTGGRALLNLGHTFGHAIEVVAGYGEYLHGEAVSIGLCLAACLSHELGYISEQDVTSVYEALTACGLPTTLRSPLNIDDLINAMYRDKKTIGGNLRFVVMQKIGHAVVQGNIDLELVKKIWKTVGCF, encoded by the coding sequence ATGAAAACGCCTGACACACAATCGCTCACAGTAGAGCTAGGAGAACGTTCTTATCCCATTACTATCGGGAAGGGGATTGCCGGCGATATTAAATCATTTATCAAGTGGCTTACTGGCTCCGTTGCCTTAGTCACAGACATAGGTGTCGCCCAGTGGCAGCAAGCATTTATTAAACAAGCCTTCGGCCAAACACCAACAATCGTCCTCCCGTCGGGCGAGAAAACAAAATCCTTGGCTTCGTTAGCAGACGTTTACGATTTTCTCGTTCAAAGCAAATTGGACCGTAATTCTTCTTTGTTCGTCATAGGCGGTGGTGTTATGGGAGACCTCGCAGGCATGGCCGCGGGCACCTATTTGCGTGGAATCGATTTCTATCAAGTCCCTACAACGCTCCTTGCGATGGTAGATAGTAGTGTGGGTGGAAAGACATCGGTCAATATTCCTGCGGGCAAAAATTTGGTCGGTGTCTTTCATCAGCCCAAGGGCGTTTTTATAGATGTGGATTTCCTTAAAACACTTCCGGAACGGGAATTTAGCGCGGGTATGGCAGAGGTCGTGAAATGCGGTCTCTTAGCAGACAGGGCTTTCTTTGATGACCTGCGAAAGCATCCCGTATCACCTATCGATACGAATCGCCTTATCGCTATTATTCACCGCAGTTGCGCTATTAAGGCCAGTCTGGTTCAAGAGGATGAGCGGGAGGATACGTCATCTACCGGTGGTCGGGCGTTACTCAATCTCGGGCACACGTTCGGGCATGCTATCGAAGTAGTGGCAGGGTATGGGGAGTACTTACATGGGGAGGCAGTTAGCATCGGTCTTTGCCTGGCAGCATGTTTGTCTCATGAATTAGGCTATATCAGCGAGCAAGATGTCACTTCCGTTTACGAAGCACTCACGGCTTGTGGACTTCCAACGACTTTACGTTCTCCTTTGAATATAGATGATTTAATCAATGCGATGTACCGCGACAAAAAAACTATCGGCGGCAACCTGCGTTTCGTAGTCATGCAAAAAATCGGGCATGCCGTTGTGCAGGGTAATATTGATCTGGAGCTTGTTAAAAAAATATGGAAAACAGTAGGATGCTTTTAA